The Neovison vison isolate M4711 chromosome 5, ASM_NN_V1, whole genome shotgun sequence genome includes a region encoding these proteins:
- the NOL11 gene encoding nucleolar protein 11 isoform X2, protein MAALEEGFTLSAVPLGAGPHGLLGVEQSDKADQFLVTDGGRTVILYKVSDQKPLGSWSVKQGQIITCPAVCNFQTGEYIVVHDNKVLRIWSNEDVNLDKVFKATLSAEIYRIHSIQGAEPLVLFKEGAVRGLEALLAEPQQKIETVISDEEVIKWTKIFMVFKHPVLIFITEKHGNYFAYIQKFNSHTLSKYTLLLGQEEKSVIQSFTASVDRKFISLMSLSSDGCIYETLVPIHPSDPEKDQRVVRSLLLKDVVSGDGRNGVALTVLDQDHVAVLGPPLPSSKECISIWNTKFQTLQTSKELSQGTSGQLWYYGENLFVLHGKFLTVIPYKCEVSSLAGALGKLKHSQDPGTQTVPHFVNWETSRGHRLGSQNSEQSKRILRRRKTEVNIQNPASKQLLSAIKKDSEKHIEEELCKFLAIKPTPDFNTIIGDIVSELLGRHKAEPSFYPRNSLMQLIQTHVLSHSLCPGLMEAALEKADVQMLQLCLQQFPDIPESVTCACLKIFLSISDGSLQEAEINMESVSDYSDSVQEEKMEEQTEVLHNGFNAEEENCGNCDQELNKKPQDAAEETMSCPVIPKRAALLNAILHSAYSEMFLLPHLKDIPAQHVTLFLQYLYFLYLKCSENATMTLPGLHPPTLNQIMDWICLLLDANFTVVVMIPEAKRLLLSLYKFVKSQICICSELNKIEVSFRELQKLNQEKNNRELYSIEVLELF, encoded by the exons ATGGCAGCCTTGGAGGAGGGGTTCACGTTGTCTGCGGTACCCTTGGGTGCCGGGCCTCACGGACTCCTAGGCGTGGAGCAGAGCGACAAAGCAGACCAGTTTTTAGTGACGGACGGCGGCAGGACCGTCATTCTCTATAAG GTTTCTGATCAGAAACCCTTGGGAAGCTGGTCAGTGAAGCAAGGTCAAATTATAACGTGTCCAGCTGTATGCAACTTTCAAACTGGAGAGTATATTGTTGTACATGATAATAAG GTTTTGAGAATATGGAGTAATGAAGACGTAAACCTGGATAAAGTATTTAAAGCTACA TTGTCTGCTGAGATATATAGGATACATTCAATACAAGGGGCAGAACCCTTAGTGCTATTCAAGGAAGGTGCTGTTCGTGGCTTAGAGGCCTTGCTTGCAGAGCCCCagcagaaaattgaaactgttaTCTCTGATGAAGAAGTGATTAA GTGGACAAAGATTTTCATGGTATTTAAGCATcctgttctaatttttattactgAAAAA CATGGAAATTACTTTGCCTACATACAAAAGTTCAACTCACATACCTTAAGCAAATACACGCTCTTACTTGGACAAGAAGAAAAATCTGTTATACAGAGTTTCACTGCATCTGTGGATCGGAAATTCATCTCTTTGATGTCATTAA GCTCTGATGGATGTATATATGAAACCTTGGTACCAATACATCCAAGTGACCCAGAGAAAGATCAGAGGGTGGTTAGATCACTGTTGCTCAAGGATGTGGTGTCTGGTGATGGTCGAAATGGTGTTGCACTCACCGTCCTGGATCAAGATCATGTAGCGGTCCTAGGACCACCGCTGCCATCTTCCAAGG AATGCATCTCCATATGGAATACAAAATTTCAAACACTACAGACTTCCAAAGAGCTATCACAGGGGACCAGCGGTCAA CTCTGGTATTATGGGGAAAATTTATTTGTGCTACATGGAAAATTTCTTACGGTGATTCCATACAAGTGTGAAGTATCTTCATTAGCAGGTGCTCTTGGAAAACTCAAGCACAGTCAAGATCCAG GCACTCAGACTGTGCCTCACTTTGTAAACTGGGAAACATCTCGGGGACATAGACTTGGATCCCAGAACTCAGAGCAGTCGAAGAGAATT TTAAGGAGAAGAAAAACTGAAGTGAATATACAGAATCCAGCATCCAAACAACTTCTTTCTGCTATAAAG AAAGATTCAGAAAAACACATTGAAGAAGAACTATGTAAATTTTTAGCTATTAAGCCAACACCTGACTTTAATACTATTATTGGAGACATAGTATCAGAACTCCTGGGAAGACACAAAGCAGAACCATCATTTTATCCCCGGAACTCTTTGATGCAGCTTATCCAAACACATGTGCTTTCTCATAG CTTATGCCCTGGCTTGATGGAGGCTGCCTTAGAAAAGGCAGATGTACAGATGTTACAGCTCTGTCTACAACAGTTCCCTGACATTCCCGAATCAGTCACCTGTGCTTGCTTAAAAATTTTCTTGAG CATTAGTGATGGCAGTCTTCAAGAAGCAGAAATCAATATGGAATCAGTTTCTGACTATAGTGATTCTGTGcaagaggagaaaatggaagagCAAACGGAAGTTCTTCACAATGGCTTCAATGCTGAAGAAGAAAACTGTGGTAACTGTGATCAGGAGTTAAACAAAAAGCCTCAGGATGCAGCAGAGGAGACTATGTCGTGCCCTGTGATACCAAAGAGAGCAGCTCTGCT AAATGCAATTCTTCATTCGGCTTACAGCGAAATGTTTCTTCTGCCTCACTTGAAAGACATTCCAGCACAACATGTCACT CTATTTCTCcagtatttgtatttcctttatcTGAAGTGTAGTGAAAATGCTACTATGACTCTTCCTGGGCTACACCCTCCAACCCTGAACCAA ATTATGGATTGGATATGTCTCCTTCTGGATGCTAACTTTACTGTTGTTGTAATGATACCAGAAGCAAAAAGGCTACTGTTGAGTCTTTACAAGTTTGTGAAATCCCAG atttgcATTTGTTCCGAGCTCAACAAGATTGAAGTAAGTTTTCGTGAGCTGCAGAAATTAAATCAAGAAAAGAACAATAGAGAATTATATTCGATTGAAGTCCTGGAACTCTTCTGA
- the NOL11 gene encoding nucleolar protein 11 isoform X1: MAALEEGFTLSAVPLGAGPHGLLGVEQSDKADQFLVTDGGRTVILYKVSDQKPLGSWSVKQGQIITCPAVCNFQTGEYIVVHDNKVLRIWSNEDVNLDKVFKATLSAEIYRIHSIQGAEPLVLFKEGAVRGLEALLAEPQQKIETVISDEEVIKWTKIFMVFKHPVLIFITEKHGNYFAYIQKFNSHTLSKYTLLLGQEEKSVIQSFTASVDRKFISLMSLSSDGCIYETLVPIHPSDPEKDQRVVRSLLLKDVVSGDGRNGVALTVLDQDHVAVLGPPLPSSKECISIWNTKFQTLQTSKELSQGTSGQLWYYGENLFVLHGKFLTVIPYKCEVSSLAGALGKLKHSQDPGTQTVPHFVNWETSRGHRLGSQNSEQSKRILRRRKTEVNIQNPASKQLLSAIKKDSEKHIEEELCKFLAIKPTPDFNTIIGDIVSELLGRHKAEPSFYPRNSLMQLIQTHVLSHSLCPGLMEAALEKADVQMLQLCLQQFPDIPESVTCACLKIFLSISDGSLQEAEINMESVSDYSDSVQEEKMEEQTEVLHNGFNAEEENCGNCDQELNKKPQDAAEETMSCPVIPKRAALLRNAILHSAYSEMFLLPHLKDIPAQHVTLFLQYLYFLYLKCSENATMTLPGLHPPTLNQIMDWICLLLDANFTVVVMIPEAKRLLLSLYKFVKSQICICSELNKIEVSFRELQKLNQEKNNRELYSIEVLELF; the protein is encoded by the exons ATGGCAGCCTTGGAGGAGGGGTTCACGTTGTCTGCGGTACCCTTGGGTGCCGGGCCTCACGGACTCCTAGGCGTGGAGCAGAGCGACAAAGCAGACCAGTTTTTAGTGACGGACGGCGGCAGGACCGTCATTCTCTATAAG GTTTCTGATCAGAAACCCTTGGGAAGCTGGTCAGTGAAGCAAGGTCAAATTATAACGTGTCCAGCTGTATGCAACTTTCAAACTGGAGAGTATATTGTTGTACATGATAATAAG GTTTTGAGAATATGGAGTAATGAAGACGTAAACCTGGATAAAGTATTTAAAGCTACA TTGTCTGCTGAGATATATAGGATACATTCAATACAAGGGGCAGAACCCTTAGTGCTATTCAAGGAAGGTGCTGTTCGTGGCTTAGAGGCCTTGCTTGCAGAGCCCCagcagaaaattgaaactgttaTCTCTGATGAAGAAGTGATTAA GTGGACAAAGATTTTCATGGTATTTAAGCATcctgttctaatttttattactgAAAAA CATGGAAATTACTTTGCCTACATACAAAAGTTCAACTCACATACCTTAAGCAAATACACGCTCTTACTTGGACAAGAAGAAAAATCTGTTATACAGAGTTTCACTGCATCTGTGGATCGGAAATTCATCTCTTTGATGTCATTAA GCTCTGATGGATGTATATATGAAACCTTGGTACCAATACATCCAAGTGACCCAGAGAAAGATCAGAGGGTGGTTAGATCACTGTTGCTCAAGGATGTGGTGTCTGGTGATGGTCGAAATGGTGTTGCACTCACCGTCCTGGATCAAGATCATGTAGCGGTCCTAGGACCACCGCTGCCATCTTCCAAGG AATGCATCTCCATATGGAATACAAAATTTCAAACACTACAGACTTCCAAAGAGCTATCACAGGGGACCAGCGGTCAA CTCTGGTATTATGGGGAAAATTTATTTGTGCTACATGGAAAATTTCTTACGGTGATTCCATACAAGTGTGAAGTATCTTCATTAGCAGGTGCTCTTGGAAAACTCAAGCACAGTCAAGATCCAG GCACTCAGACTGTGCCTCACTTTGTAAACTGGGAAACATCTCGGGGACATAGACTTGGATCCCAGAACTCAGAGCAGTCGAAGAGAATT TTAAGGAGAAGAAAAACTGAAGTGAATATACAGAATCCAGCATCCAAACAACTTCTTTCTGCTATAAAG AAAGATTCAGAAAAACACATTGAAGAAGAACTATGTAAATTTTTAGCTATTAAGCCAACACCTGACTTTAATACTATTATTGGAGACATAGTATCAGAACTCCTGGGAAGACACAAAGCAGAACCATCATTTTATCCCCGGAACTCTTTGATGCAGCTTATCCAAACACATGTGCTTTCTCATAG CTTATGCCCTGGCTTGATGGAGGCTGCCTTAGAAAAGGCAGATGTACAGATGTTACAGCTCTGTCTACAACAGTTCCCTGACATTCCCGAATCAGTCACCTGTGCTTGCTTAAAAATTTTCTTGAG CATTAGTGATGGCAGTCTTCAAGAAGCAGAAATCAATATGGAATCAGTTTCTGACTATAGTGATTCTGTGcaagaggagaaaatggaagagCAAACGGAAGTTCTTCACAATGGCTTCAATGCTGAAGAAGAAAACTGTGGTAACTGTGATCAGGAGTTAAACAAAAAGCCTCAGGATGCAGCAGAGGAGACTATGTCGTGCCCTGTGATACCAAAGAGAGCAGCTCTGCT TAGAAATGCAATTCTTCATTCGGCTTACAGCGAAATGTTTCTTCTGCCTCACTTGAAAGACATTCCAGCACAACATGTCACT CTATTTCTCcagtatttgtatttcctttatcTGAAGTGTAGTGAAAATGCTACTATGACTCTTCCTGGGCTACACCCTCCAACCCTGAACCAA ATTATGGATTGGATATGTCTCCTTCTGGATGCTAACTTTACTGTTGTTGTAATGATACCAGAAGCAAAAAGGCTACTGTTGAGTCTTTACAAGTTTGTGAAATCCCAG atttgcATTTGTTCCGAGCTCAACAAGATTGAAGTAAGTTTTCGTGAGCTGCAGAAATTAAATCAAGAAAAGAACAATAGAGAATTATATTCGATTGAAGTCCTGGAACTCTTCTGA